The Nocardia sp. BMG111209 genome includes a window with the following:
- a CDS encoding sirohydrochlorin chelatase — MNTPALLLVAHGTRSARGVQMVSDLAAAVGHELSCGASHSDAPMVRTAFVDVLGPTPAEVLRDLNPIPAVVVPAFLASGYHVYRDVPREVTESGHPAVTVTPAMGPDPALARVLRARLRTAGWQPGDAVVLAAAGSSDARARHDVRRAGALLGDLLHATVRVATIATGAPRVPEVVAALRASGAKRVFVSSYLLAEGLFQQRLHTVGADGVAEPIGVHPSVVRLLADRYRTAADTLLDAVA; from the coding sequence GTGAACACACCCGCCCTGCTGCTGGTCGCCCACGGCACCCGCAGCGCCCGGGGCGTACAGATGGTGAGCGACCTGGCAGCCGCAGTCGGCCACGAATTGAGCTGCGGCGCATCACATTCCGATGCACCCATGGTGCGAACCGCATTCGTCGACGTCCTCGGCCCGACCCCGGCGGAGGTCCTGCGCGACCTGAATCCGATTCCGGCCGTGGTGGTCCCGGCCTTCCTCGCCTCCGGCTACCACGTGTACCGGGACGTACCCCGCGAGGTGACCGAGAGCGGCCACCCGGCCGTGACGGTCACCCCGGCCATGGGCCCCGACCCTGCCCTGGCCCGGGTACTCCGGGCCCGATTGCGCACGGCCGGTTGGCAACCCGGTGACGCGGTGGTCCTCGCCGCCGCCGGCTCCTCGGATGCCCGTGCGCGCCACGACGTCCGGCGCGCGGGAGCCCTGCTGGGCGACCTCCTGCACGCCACGGTGCGGGTCGCAACCATCGCGACCGGTGCCCCGCGTGTCCCCGAAGTGGTTGCCGCACTGCGTGCATCGGGTGCGAAACGAGTCTTCGTCAGCTCGTATCTGCTCGCCGAGGGACTCTTCCAGCAGCGCCTGCACACCGTCGGCGCCGACGGTGTGGCCGAACCCATCGGCGTACACCCGTCGGTCGTCCGCCTGCTCGCGGACCGCTACCGCACCGCCGCGGACACCCTCCTCGACGCGGTCGCCTGA
- a CDS encoding uroporphyrinogen-III synthase — MTGELDGFTVGVTAARRADELGTLLSRRGAIVVAAPAIRIIPLADDTELERVTRQLVTDPPQVAVATTGIGFRGWMEAAEGWGLAEDLRTTLAGTRLLARGPKAKGAIRAAELREEWSPASESSAEVLDHLLGEGVEGVRIAVQLHGATTEWEPVPDFCEVLRCAGADVVPVPVYRWIPPEDRQPMDRLIEAIVTFGLDCVTFTSAPAVASLLMRAKETGLLDAVVHAFRTRVLPACVGPITAAPLEELGVATTSPGRARLGALARHVAEELPRRANKIHAGGHILSVRGGCVVVDGTVRQLAPAPMALMRALARQPGRVVSREDLLAALPGGGDDTHAVETGIARLRAGLGSPKAIQTVVKRGYRLALDPAECIDNNPRPPVGYAPSLRPRRLAPVTGDW, encoded by the coding sequence GTGACGGGAGAGCTGGACGGTTTCACCGTCGGTGTGACCGCCGCGCGGCGCGCCGACGAACTCGGCACGCTGCTGTCCCGCCGGGGCGCGATCGTGGTCGCCGCCCCGGCGATCCGGATCATCCCCCTGGCCGACGACACCGAACTGGAGCGGGTCACCCGGCAGTTGGTCACCGACCCGCCGCAGGTGGCGGTCGCCACCACCGGGATCGGCTTCCGCGGCTGGATGGAGGCCGCGGAGGGCTGGGGCTTGGCCGAGGATCTGCGCACCACACTGGCCGGCACCCGCTTGCTCGCCCGCGGCCCGAAGGCCAAGGGCGCCATCCGCGCCGCGGAGCTGCGCGAGGAATGGTCCCCGGCCTCGGAATCCTCGGCCGAGGTGCTCGACCACCTGCTCGGCGAGGGCGTCGAAGGCGTCCGCATCGCGGTCCAATTGCACGGCGCCACCACCGAATGGGAGCCGGTACCGGACTTCTGCGAGGTATTGCGTTGCGCCGGAGCGGATGTCGTACCGGTGCCGGTGTATCGCTGGATACCGCCGGAGGATCGGCAGCCGATGGACCGCCTGATCGAGGCGATCGTCACCTTCGGCCTGGACTGCGTGACCTTCACCAGCGCCCCCGCGGTGGCCTCACTGCTGATGCGCGCCAAGGAAACCGGCCTGCTCGACGCCGTCGTGCACGCCTTCCGCACCCGCGTCCTGCCCGCCTGCGTCGGCCCGATCACCGCGGCCCCGCTGGAGGAACTCGGCGTGGCCACCACCTCGCCCGGCCGTGCCCGCCTGGGCGCGCTGGCCCGCCACGTCGCCGAGGAACTTCCCCGGCGCGCCAACAAGATCCACGCCGGCGGCCACATCCTGAGCGTGCGCGGCGGCTGCGTCGTGGTGGACGGCACCGTCCGGCAGCTCGCCCCCGCCCCGATGGCCCTGATGCGCGCACTGGCCCGGCAACCCGGCCGAGTGGTGTCCCGCGAGGATCTGCTCGCCGCCCTGCCCGGCGGCGGTGACGACACGCATGCGGTGGAGACCGGCATCGCCCGCCTGCGCGCCGGTCTCGGCTCCCCGAAAGCCATTCAGACCGTGGTGAAACGGGGCTACCGGCTGGCCCTGGATCCGGCCGAGTGCATCGACAACAACCCACGCCCGCCGGTGGGCTACGCTCCGTCGCTGCGCCCGCGCCGGCTCGCCCCCGTGACGGGAGATTGGTGA
- a CDS encoding VOC family protein, translated as MTIVTTFLWFDHGAEEAAEFYTGLIPGSEITEIARNPDGSAFVVSLVLAGHTISLLNGGPDHPLSEAASLQVLVDTQAEVDRLWDALTADGGKPGPCGWLVDRYGLSWQIVPTELPELMSGERAAAVGDALRAMSKIDIQVLRDAHDQP; from the coding sequence ATGACCATCGTCACCACCTTCCTCTGGTTCGACCACGGCGCCGAGGAGGCCGCCGAGTTCTACACCGGGCTCATTCCCGGTTCGGAGATCACCGAGATCGCCCGCAACCCGGACGGGTCGGCGTTCGTCGTCTCGCTGGTGCTGGCCGGGCACACGATCAGCCTGCTCAACGGCGGGCCCGATCACCCGCTCTCCGAGGCGGCCTCGTTGCAGGTACTCGTCGACACCCAGGCCGAGGTGGACCGGCTGTGGGATGCCCTGACCGCCGACGGCGGCAAGCCCGGTCCCTGCGGCTGGCTCGTGGACCGGTACGGACTGTCCTGGCAGATCGTCCCGACCGAGCTGCCGGAACTGATGAGCGGGGAGCGGGCCGCGGCGGTCGGTGATGCGTTGCGCGCCATGTCCAAGATCGATATCCAGGTGTTGCGCGACGCGCACGATCAGCCCTGA
- a CDS encoding aldo/keto reductase, translating to MSLTLDTYRLLGRSGLRVSPLALGAMTFGADWGWGADTDDARKLFDTYVGRGGNFIDTASMYTDGTSERLLGEFTRDNRESLVLATKYTMLRRPGDPNSGGNQRKSMFASVENSLRQLNTDYLDLLYLHAWDALTPVEEILRGMDDLVRQGKVLYVAISDAPAWQVARMQTIADLRGWSPLVGLQIEYSLLERTVERELIPMARELGLGVIPWSPLASGVLTGKYGRDDLGGEAVAAPEGTRKNLAKAQGSLTERGLAIADVVREVAAELGHSPAQVALAWTLRNPAVTAPIIGARTAAQLEDNLGALEVEFEADHLARLDAASAIELGFPHEFLDRAMTRAVTFGDLKIEARR from the coding sequence ATGTCCCTCACGCTCGACACCTACCGGCTGCTCGGCCGTTCCGGCCTGCGGGTCTCACCGTTGGCGCTGGGCGCCATGACCTTCGGGGCGGACTGGGGCTGGGGCGCCGATACCGATGACGCGCGCAAACTCTTCGACACCTATGTCGGGCGCGGTGGCAATTTCATCGATACCGCCAGCATGTACACCGACGGCACCTCGGAGCGGCTGCTCGGGGAGTTCACTCGGGACAATCGCGAAAGTCTGGTGCTGGCAACGAAATACACGATGTTGCGGCGGCCCGGTGATCCGAATTCGGGTGGGAATCAGCGCAAGAGCATGTTCGCCTCGGTGGAGAACAGTCTGCGGCAACTGAACACCGATTACCTCGATCTGTTGTACCTGCATGCCTGGGACGCACTGACCCCGGTCGAGGAGATCCTGCGGGGGATGGATGATCTGGTGCGGCAGGGCAAGGTGTTGTACGTGGCGATCTCGGACGCGCCGGCCTGGCAGGTGGCGCGGATGCAGACGATCGCGGATCTGCGCGGCTGGTCGCCGCTGGTGGGGTTGCAGATCGAGTACAGCCTGCTCGAGCGGACCGTGGAGCGCGAGCTCATTCCGATGGCCCGCGAATTGGGGCTGGGTGTGATCCCCTGGTCGCCGTTGGCCAGTGGCGTGCTGACCGGGAAGTACGGTCGTGACGATCTCGGTGGCGAAGCGGTTGCCGCGCCGGAGGGCACTCGGAAGAATCTCGCGAAAGCCCAAGGGTCACTGACGGAACGGGGACTCGCCATCGCGGATGTGGTGCGGGAGGTGGCCGCCGAGCTGGGCCACAGCCCGGCTCAGGTGGCGCTGGCCTGGACGCTGCGCAATCCGGCGGTGACGGCGCCGATCATCGGGGCTCGCACGGCTGCGCAGCTCGAGGACAACCTCGGTGCGCTGGAGGTCGAATTCGAGGCCGATCATCTGGCCCGATTGGACGCCGCCAGTGCGATCGAACTCGGCTTCCCGCACGAATTCCTGGACCGCGCGATGACCCGGGCGGTCACCTTCGGCGATCTGAAGATCGAGGCGCGGCGCTGA
- a CDS encoding NarK/NasA family nitrate transporter: protein MTTLPRNHDIDHWDAEDVEAWEAGGEGIARRNLIWSVFAEHVGFSVWSIWSVMVLFMPTDVFHIDPAGKFFLGAIPTLVGGILRVPYTVATAKFGGRNWTIFSALALLVPTLLTLYFINHPGTSYTTFLIIAAFAGLGGGNFASSMANINVFYPQRRKGWALGMNAGGGNIGVPAIQLIGLAVIATLGSAYGHASVVCLVYLVLIVLAAVGAALNMNNVRNQKADYGYMLTALKVPQSWAIAFLYIGTFGSFIGYGFAFGQVLQIGFIAGGAKVAAAALHAAQIAFIGPLLGSLSRPYGGKWADKIGGSKVTLYTFLAMTAGAIVVALASHVADGHKHAPKGGVMVALVIGFIILFLVSGIGNGAVTKIIPSVFDAKSRSLQLDPAARAAWSQNTSGALIGVVGAIGALGGVGINLVLRSSYSATKSATTAFWVFTVFYLVCALVCWAVFLRRPSGRGVTRPEEAPTAAAVVTEAEALVLEAESHDGGAVVRDTAR, encoded by the coding sequence TTGACCACGTTGCCACGCAATCACGACATCGACCATTGGGATGCCGAGGACGTCGAGGCCTGGGAGGCCGGCGGTGAGGGTATCGCGCGCCGCAACCTGATCTGGTCGGTGTTCGCCGAGCACGTCGGCTTCTCGGTGTGGTCGATCTGGTCGGTGATGGTGCTGTTCATGCCGACCGATGTGTTCCACATCGACCCGGCCGGAAAATTCTTCCTCGGCGCGATCCCGACGCTGGTCGGCGGCATACTGCGCGTTCCCTACACCGTGGCCACCGCGAAGTTCGGCGGTCGCAACTGGACCATCTTCAGCGCACTCGCACTGTTGGTCCCGACGTTGCTGACGCTGTATTTCATCAATCACCCGGGCACCTCGTACACGACATTTCTGATCATCGCGGCATTCGCCGGTCTGGGCGGCGGCAATTTCGCGTCGTCGATGGCGAATATCAACGTGTTCTACCCGCAGCGGCGCAAGGGCTGGGCGCTGGGCATGAACGCCGGTGGCGGCAATATCGGCGTACCGGCGATCCAGCTGATCGGCCTGGCCGTCATCGCGACGCTGGGCAGCGCCTACGGGCACGCCTCGGTGGTCTGCCTGGTGTACCTGGTGCTGATCGTGCTCGCGGCGGTCGGCGCGGCGCTGAACATGAACAACGTCCGCAATCAGAAGGCGGATTACGGCTACATGCTGACCGCGCTGAAGGTGCCGCAGTCCTGGGCCATCGCGTTCCTGTACATCGGCACCTTCGGTTCGTTCATCGGTTACGGCTTCGCCTTCGGCCAGGTGCTGCAGATCGGTTTCATCGCCGGTGGCGCGAAGGTCGCCGCGGCCGCCCTGCACGCCGCGCAGATCGCCTTCATCGGACCGCTGCTGGGCTCGCTGTCGCGGCCGTACGGTGGCAAGTGGGCCGACAAGATCGGCGGCAGCAAGGTGACGCTGTACACCTTCCTCGCGATGACGGCCGGCGCGATCGTGGTGGCCTTGGCCAGCCACGTCGCCGACGGGCACAAGCACGCCCCCAAGGGCGGCGTGATGGTCGCGCTGGTGATCGGATTCATCATCCTGTTCCTGGTGTCGGGCATCGGCAACGGCGCGGTCACCAAGATCATCCCGTCCGTGTTCGACGCGAAATCCCGTAGCCTGCAACTGGATCCGGCCGCTCGTGCGGCGTGGTCGCAGAACACCTCCGGCGCTCTGATCGGTGTCGTCGGCGCGATCGGCGCCCTCGGCGGCGTGGGTATCAACCTGGTGCTGCGCTCCTCGTACTCCGCCACCAAGTCGGCCACCACGGCGTTCTGGGTGTTCACGGTCTTCTACCTGGTCTGCGCGCTGGTCTGCTGGGCGGTGTTCCTGCGGCGCCCGAGCGGCCGCGGCGTGACCCGCCCGGAGGAGGCGCCCACCGCGGCCGCGGTGGTGACCGAGGCCGAGGCGCTGGTCCTGGAAGCCGAATCGCACGACGGTGGCGCCGTCGTGCGCGACACCGCCCGCTGA
- the nirB gene encoding nitrite reductase large subunit NirB, whose amino-acid sequence MNAALEPGDRKTVVVAGHGMVGHRFVEALRARDLDGRWQVVILGEESLPAYDRVGLSSYVGSWDAAQLALPGNEYAGDDLVDLRLGARADTIDRAARKVTTSTGDVVGYDALVLATGSYPFVPPVPGHDLPACFVYRTLEDLDGIRATAQAAGPGAVGVVVGGGLLGLEAANALRLLGMTPHVVEYNTRLMPAQVDEGGGAILERLVTDLGLQVHTGVGTSAIEPAEDGAGLRITLSDESVIDAALVVFSAGVRPRDQLARDAGLEVGPRGGVITDLGMRTSDPHILAVGEVAAVEGSCYGLVAPGYTTAEVAVDRLLGGSGEFPGADMSTKLKLLGVDVASFGDAHGVTEGALSVVLHDAARGTYAKLVVSDDAKTLLGGILVGDASAYAALRPLVGSELPAEPAALISPAGAELGADALPDEAQICSCNNVSKGAIVGAIHEGACDVPAIKSCTKAGTSCGGCVPMLKKLLEQSGVAMSKALCEHFDQSRQELFHIVQTTGIRTFSQLIGRHGRGMGCDICKPTVASILASTSSDHILDGEQAALQDTNDHFLANMQKNGTYSVVPRMPGGEVTADQLIEIGSIAKDFGLYVKVTGGQRIDLFGARVEQLPKIWQRLVDAGMESGHAYGKSLRTVKSCVGSTWCRYGQQDSVGMAVLLEKRYRGLRSPHKLKLAVSGCARECAEARGKDVGVIATEHGWNLYVGGNGGLSPKHAVLLAGDLDDETLIRYIDRYLMFYIRTADRLQRTAPWQEALEGGLDYLKSVVCDDALGIAAELEAAMAQHVAGYRDEWAAVLDDPAKLSRFVSFVNAPDEPDPTITFDDSGERKTPVLLGMPGFAEGPAAR is encoded by the coding sequence ATGAACGCCGCACTGGAACCCGGTGACCGCAAGACCGTGGTCGTGGCCGGACACGGGATGGTCGGCCACCGCTTCGTGGAGGCGCTGCGGGCCCGGGACCTCGACGGCCGCTGGCAGGTCGTGATCCTCGGTGAGGAGTCGCTGCCCGCCTACGATCGGGTCGGATTGTCGTCCTATGTCGGCAGCTGGGATGCCGCGCAGCTGGCGCTGCCCGGTAACGAGTACGCCGGCGACGATCTGGTGGACCTGCGGCTCGGCGCGCGCGCCGACACGATCGACCGCGCCGCCCGCAAGGTCACCACCTCGACCGGTGACGTCGTCGGCTACGACGCGCTGGTGCTGGCCACCGGCTCGTACCCGTTCGTGCCCCCGGTCCCCGGGCACGACCTGCCGGCCTGCTTCGTCTACCGGACGCTCGAGGATCTCGACGGCATCCGGGCCACCGCGCAGGCGGCCGGTCCCGGCGCGGTCGGTGTGGTCGTCGGTGGCGGTCTGCTGGGCCTGGAGGCCGCCAACGCGCTGCGGCTGCTGGGCATGACCCCGCACGTCGTCGAGTACAACACCCGGCTGATGCCGGCCCAGGTCGACGAGGGCGGCGGCGCGATCCTCGAGCGCCTGGTCACCGATCTGGGCCTGCAGGTGCACACCGGCGTCGGCACCTCGGCCATCGAACCCGCGGAAGACGGTGCGGGACTTCGGATCACGCTGTCGGACGAATCGGTGATCGACGCCGCGCTGGTGGTCTTCTCCGCCGGTGTCCGGCCGCGCGACCAGCTCGCCCGCGACGCCGGCCTCGAGGTCGGCCCGCGCGGCGGCGTGATCACCGACCTCGGGATGCGGACCTCCGATCCGCACATCCTGGCCGTCGGCGAGGTCGCGGCGGTCGAGGGTAGCTGCTACGGCCTGGTGGCCCCGGGCTACACGACCGCGGAGGTCGCCGTCGACCGATTGCTCGGCGGCAGTGGCGAATTCCCGGGCGCCGACATGTCCACCAAGCTGAAACTGCTCGGCGTCGACGTGGCCAGCTTCGGCGACGCGCACGGCGTCACCGAGGGTGCGCTGTCGGTGGTGCTGCACGACGCGGCGCGCGGCACCTACGCCAAGCTGGTGGTCTCCGACGACGCGAAGACCCTGCTCGGCGGCATCCTGGTCGGCGACGCCTCGGCGTACGCGGCGCTGCGGCCGCTGGTGGGCAGCGAACTGCCCGCCGAACCGGCGGCGCTGATCTCCCCGGCCGGCGCCGAACTCGGCGCCGACGCGCTGCCCGACGAGGCCCAGATCTGCTCCTGCAACAACGTGAGCAAGGGCGCCATCGTCGGCGCGATCCACGAGGGCGCCTGCGACGTACCGGCGATCAAGAGCTGCACCAAGGCCGGAACCTCGTGCGGCGGTTGCGTTCCCATGCTGAAGAAGCTGCTGGAGCAGTCCGGTGTGGCGATGTCGAAGGCGCTGTGCGAGCACTTCGACCAGTCCCGGCAGGAGCTGTTCCACATCGTGCAGACCACCGGCATCCGGACGTTCTCCCAGCTGATCGGCCGGCACGGCCGCGGTATGGGCTGCGACATCTGCAAGCCCACGGTGGCGTCGATCCTGGCCTCCACCTCGAGCGATCACATCCTCGACGGCGAGCAGGCGGCGCTGCAGGACACCAACGACCACTTCCTGGCGAACATGCAGAAGAACGGCACCTATTCGGTGGTGCCGCGGATGCCCGGCGGCGAGGTGACCGCCGATCAGCTCATCGAGATCGGCAGCATCGCAAAGGATTTCGGCCTCTACGTGAAGGTGACCGGCGGCCAGCGCATCGACCTGTTCGGCGCGCGGGTGGAGCAGCTGCCGAAGATCTGGCAGCGGCTGGTCGACGCCGGCATGGAGTCCGGGCACGCCTACGGCAAGTCGCTGCGCACGGTGAAGAGCTGCGTCGGCTCGACCTGGTGCCGCTACGGCCAGCAGGATTCGGTCGGCATGGCCGTACTGCTGGAGAAGCGGTACCGCGGCCTGCGCTCGCCGCACAAGCTGAAGCTGGCGGTGTCCGGCTGTGCCCGCGAATGCGCGGAGGCGCGCGGCAAGGATGTCGGCGTCATCGCCACCGAGCACGGCTGGAACCTGTACGTCGGCGGCAACGGCGGTCTCAGCCCGAAGCACGCGGTGCTGCTGGCCGGCGATCTCGACGACGAGACGCTGATCAGGTACATCGACCGCTACCTGATGTTCTACATCCGCACCGCGGACCGGCTGCAGCGCACCGCGCCGTGGCAGGAGGCGCTCGAGGGCGGCCTCGACTATCTGAAGTCGGTCGTATGCGACGATGCGCTGGGTATCGCGGCCGAGTTGGAGGCGGCGATGGCGCAGCATGTTGCCGGCTACCGCGACGAGTGGGCCGCGGTGCTCGACGATCCGGCGAAACTGTCGCGCTTCGTCTCCTTCGTGAACGCGCCCGACGAGCCCGATCCGACGATCACGTTCGACGACAGCGGCGAGCGCAAGACGCCCGTTCTGCTCGGTATGCCCGGTTTCGCGGAAGGCCCCGCGGCCCGGTGA
- a CDS encoding helix-turn-helix transcriptional regulator, with translation MTTGAVDTTRELAAFLRARRERLDPDDFGLPARRRARRTPGLRREEVAELAGVSTEYVVRLEQARGLRPSVEVLEALSRALRLAPDERAYLFDLAQQRPAHGSRPVAVAPPELVRLLADLSPLPAMVRNHRNDILAWNPEMARVIVDYGEVPVRQRNGIWLFLFHPEVRERYADRDERLRECIADLRATWAAHPDDEELAERIDEFVSGSAEFAAMWADRDVRVHGSGAKTILHPEVGRFTVDFEALVPVQHPDHYVVIYRAADPVSRAALHQLCGGAGR, from the coding sequence ATGACGACCGGTGCGGTGGATACGACCCGGGAGCTGGCGGCGTTTCTGCGGGCCCGGCGTGAGCGTCTGGATCCGGACGATTTCGGGCTGCCTGCGCGGCGGCGGGCGCGGCGGACGCCGGGGTTGCGGCGGGAAGAGGTTGCCGAGCTTGCCGGGGTGAGCACCGAATACGTGGTGCGGCTGGAGCAGGCGCGGGGGTTGCGGCCCTCGGTCGAGGTGCTGGAGGCGTTGTCGCGGGCGTTGCGGCTGGCTCCGGACGAGCGGGCTTATCTGTTCGATCTCGCTCAGCAGCGGCCGGCTCATGGCAGCCGGCCGGTTGCCGTGGCGCCGCCGGAGCTGGTTCGGTTGCTCGCCGATCTGTCGCCGTTGCCGGCGATGGTTCGCAACCACCGCAACGACATTCTGGCCTGGAATCCGGAGATGGCCCGGGTGATCGTGGACTACGGCGAGGTGCCGGTGCGGCAGCGCAACGGGATCTGGTTGTTCCTGTTCCATCCGGAGGTGCGTGAGCGCTATGCGGATCGCGACGAGCGGTTGCGGGAGTGCATCGCCGATCTCCGCGCCACCTGGGCCGCACATCCGGACGACGAGGAGCTGGCCGAGCGGATCGACGAATTCGTCTCCGGCAGTGCGGAATTCGCGGCGATGTGGGCCGATCGTGACGTGCGGGTGCACGGCAGTGGGGCGAAGACCATCCTGCATCCCGAGGTCGGGCGGTTCACCGTCGATTTCGAGGCGCTCGTGCCGGTACAGCATCCGGACCACTACGTTGTCATCTATCGGGCCGCCGACCCCGTGAGCCGGGCGGCCCTGCATCAGCTGTGCGGCGGCGCGGGCCGATGA
- the nirD gene encoding nitrite reductase small subunit NirD has translation MTVIDTTVPTQVTTTGWTQACRLDYLISGRGVAVLLKGGRQAALFLLPDGSLYAVGNIDPFGRAAVMSRGIVGDRGGVPIVASPLLKQAFSLLDGRCLDDGAVTLPVYAVRLSDGVVSVSNEPVAPGEPAELP, from the coding sequence ATGACCGTTATCGATACGACCGTGCCCACGCAGGTCACCACCACCGGCTGGACCCAGGCCTGCCGGCTCGACTATCTGATCTCCGGCCGCGGCGTGGCGGTGTTGCTGAAAGGTGGCCGGCAGGCCGCGCTGTTCCTGTTGCCGGACGGTTCGCTGTACGCCGTCGGCAATATCGATCCGTTCGGCCGGGCCGCGGTGATGTCGCGCGGTATCGTCGGCGACCGCGGCGGCGTGCCGATCGTGGCGTCGCCGCTGCTGAAGCAGGCCTTCTCGCTGCTGGACGGCCGCTGCCTGGACGACGGGGCCGTCACGCTTCCGGTGTACGCCGTCCGATTGTCGGACGGGGTCGTCTCCGTCTCGAACGAGCCGGTCGCGCCGGGCGAACCGGCGGAGCTACCGTGA